The following are from one region of the Rhizobium sullae genome:
- a CDS encoding long-chain fatty acid--CoA ligase, translating to MSSISVHPGGAEREKPWLATYPAVVPAELPPPEHESLAELLQKSCENYANRVAFSSMGKALTYRELGEQTRKVAAWLQGTGLQKGDRVAVMMPNVLQNPIAVYGILRAGLVVVNVNPLYTPRELEHQLGDSGAKAIFVLENFARTVEQVLAKTDVRHVVVTSLGEMLGPKGLIVNLVVRKVKKLVPSWSIPQHKTFKQILSEGARRPLQPPAIKGSDIAFLQYTGGTTGVAKGAVLTHQNLLANKRQLQLWLKSAFELKKQPDVLNFMCALPLYHIFALTVNSLMGMSLGAHNILIANPRDIPGFVKEFGKSNVHIFPGLNTLFNALMNNADFAKLDFSSLIMSLGGGMAVQRPVAERWLKMTGSHITEGYGLSETSPVATANRFDSPEFTGSIGLPLPSTEIDIRDENGNSLPLGEIGEICIRGPQVMAGYWQKPEETAKVMTADGFFRSGDMGFMDERGYTKIVDRKKDMILVSGFNVYPNEVEEVAAMHPGIVEAAAIGVPDGHSGEAVKLFVVRRDPALTEADVRAHCAANLTNYKRPRHIEFRTELPKSPVGKILRKDLRG from the coding sequence ATGAGCAGCATTTCCGTCCACCCGGGTGGCGCAGAGCGGGAAAAGCCCTGGCTTGCCACATATCCAGCGGTCGTTCCGGCCGAACTGCCGCCGCCGGAACACGAATCGCTGGCGGAGCTGCTGCAAAAATCCTGCGAGAATTATGCGAATCGCGTTGCATTTTCGAGCATGGGCAAGGCGCTCACGTATCGAGAGCTCGGAGAGCAGACGCGCAAAGTTGCCGCCTGGCTGCAAGGCACCGGTCTTCAGAAAGGCGATCGGGTGGCCGTGATGATGCCGAACGTGCTGCAGAACCCTATCGCGGTTTACGGCATCCTGCGCGCAGGCCTGGTCGTCGTGAATGTCAATCCGCTCTATACGCCGCGTGAACTGGAACACCAGCTGGGCGATTCAGGCGCGAAGGCGATCTTCGTATTGGAGAACTTCGCCCGCACGGTGGAACAGGTACTGGCAAAGACCGATGTGCGCCATGTGGTGGTGACTTCGCTTGGGGAAATGCTGGGCCCAAAGGGATTGATCGTCAATCTCGTCGTCCGCAAGGTGAAAAAGCTGGTTCCTTCCTGGTCGATCCCGCAGCACAAGACATTCAAGCAGATACTAAGCGAAGGCGCACGCAGGCCGCTACAACCGCCGGCCATCAAGGGCAGCGATATCGCCTTTCTTCAATATACCGGCGGCACCACGGGCGTAGCCAAGGGAGCGGTGCTGACGCACCAGAACCTTCTTGCCAACAAGCGGCAGCTGCAGCTCTGGCTGAAATCCGCCTTCGAGCTCAAGAAGCAGCCGGACGTGCTGAATTTCATGTGCGCGCTGCCGCTTTATCACATCTTCGCGCTGACGGTGAATTCGCTTATGGGCATGTCGCTCGGCGCGCACAACATCCTGATCGCCAATCCGCGTGACATTCCGGGCTTCGTCAAGGAATTCGGCAAGTCGAACGTCCATATCTTCCCCGGCCTCAATACGCTTTTCAACGCGCTGATGAACAATGCCGATTTTGCCAAGCTCGATTTCTCCTCGCTCATCATGTCGCTTGGCGGCGGCATGGCGGTGCAGCGGCCGGTCGCCGAGCGCTGGCTGAAGATGACGGGCTCGCATATCACCGAGGGCTACGGCCTTTCCGAGACCTCGCCGGTCGCAACTGCCAACCGCTTCGATTCGCCGGAATTCACCGGTTCGATCGGCTTGCCTCTCCCCTCTACCGAGATCGACATCCGCGACGAAAACGGCAATTCCCTGCCGCTGGGCGAGATCGGCGAAATCTGCATCCGGGGGCCGCAGGTGATGGCCGGCTACTGGCAGAAGCCGGAGGAGACCGCGAAGGTGATGACGGCGGACGGCTTTTTCCGTAGCGGCGACATGGGCTTCATGGACGAGCGCGGCTACACCAAGATCGTCGACCGCAAGAAGGACATGATCCTGGTTTCCGGCTTCAACGTCTATCCGAACGAGGTCGAGGAAGTCGCCGCCATGCACCCGGGCATCGTCGAGGCCGCCGCAATCGGCGTGCCGGACGGCCATTCCGGCGAAGCGGTGAAACTCTTCGTAGTGCGGAGAGACCCGGCGCTGACTGAGGCCGATGTGAGAGCCCATTGCGCCGCCAACCTTACCAACTACAAGCGTCCCCGCCATATCGAATTCCGCACCGAACTGCCGAAATCGCCGGTCGGCAAAATTCTGCGCAAGGATCTGCGCGGCTGA
- a CDS encoding PRC-barrel domain-containing protein encodes MLNEDTDVSRHDPNVKDTPSLIASDRVEGTRVYGADGKHIGSIERLIIGKQDGRVAYAVLSFGGFLGIGNDYYPLPWEKLNYDTELDGYRIDLTKEQIESAPSYADDDDSWYNDNGRRIYDYYGVPPYWM; translated from the coding sequence ATGCTCAATGAGGACACTGATGTCAGCCGCCACGATCCCAACGTGAAGGATACCCCGTCGCTGATTGCAAGCGACCGCGTTGAAGGTACCCGTGTCTATGGCGCCGATGGCAAGCACATCGGCTCGATCGAGCGCTTGATCATCGGAAAGCAGGATGGCCGCGTGGCATATGCCGTGCTGAGCTTCGGCGGCTTCCTGGGCATCGGAAATGACTATTACCCGCTGCCTTGGGAAAAGCTGAACTACGACACGGAGCTTGACGGCTATCGCATCGATCTGACGAAGGAACAGATCGAGAGCGCACCGAGCTACGCGGACGATGACGACAGCTGGTACAACGATAATGGCCGCCGGATCTATGACTACTACGGTGTGCCGCCTTACTGGATGTAA
- a CDS encoding glycoside hydrolase family 2 protein, with protein sequence MIEKTELRSGWTLSCNDTGRPGLPESIPATVPGCVHLDLLANRLIPDPYPDVNEITNDWIGKSEWVYRCSFEAACDEGKAHELVFDGLDTITTIRLNGDEVAQTFNQHRTYRFDVSALLKSGINELSVTFHSAYAYGAEMEKHYGYRPNNYPGPGNLIRKMACNFGWDWGPTLVTAGIWKPVRLESWDRARLAEMRVSATLAGGDGLVKVHAKLAQHGAPCACRIVTAIAGVSHTAEIAEGAGDVSFDICVPSPELWWPHHLGAQPLYALTIELRDSVSDDLLDNYSKEIGFRSVRLDTAPDEHGSAFTFVVNDVPLFICGANWIPDDCFPSRVTAERYISRIDEAKAANINMLRVWGGGIFERDEFYEACDRAGMLIWQDFLFACAAYPEEEPLRSEVEAEVRDNVVRLMPHASLIVWNGNNENIWGFDEWGWRPVIQEGVTWGLGYYLDLLPKLCAELDPDRSYYPGSPYSGTMDIAPNADEHGCKHIWDVWNDVGYEVYRNYIPRFCSEFGWQAPPNWATLEESVHDNPLTPQSHGVFHHQKATQGNERLIRGLAGHLPVPKSMDDWHFATQLNQARAIRFAVEHMRSHRGICKGAVVWQFNDCWPVTSWAALDSAGRRKPLWYALQQAFDPRLLTIQPRGDKLAAVAVNERTLFWRSKISGKRMKLDGTVLAEFEFWRLLCDRFEAKEFILADDIATPDAADDEVVVVQMLDKRAFHYFVEDVDLKLPKAQFDVAVTRVADGCEVKVTARSFLKDLCLVVDRLDPAAVVDSMLVTLLPGETHVFTLKTQMVFAAEDIVPGRALRSANDLV encoded by the coding sequence ATGATCGAAAAAACTGAACTCCGTAGCGGCTGGACGCTTTCCTGCAACGATACAGGACGCCCCGGATTACCCGAATCTATTCCCGCGACCGTGCCCGGCTGCGTGCATCTCGACCTCTTGGCAAACCGGCTGATCCCCGATCCCTATCCCGACGTCAACGAGATCACCAACGACTGGATCGGCAAATCGGAGTGGGTCTATCGCTGCAGCTTCGAAGCAGCTTGCGACGAGGGCAAGGCTCATGAGTTGGTTTTCGACGGGCTGGATACGATCACGACGATCCGACTGAACGGCGACGAGGTGGCTCAAACCTTCAATCAGCATCGCACCTACCGCTTTGACGTTTCAGCTTTACTGAAGAGCGGCATCAACGAACTCAGCGTCACCTTCCACTCCGCCTATGCCTATGGCGCGGAAATGGAGAAGCATTACGGCTACCGCCCCAACAATTATCCCGGGCCTGGAAACCTGATCCGCAAGATGGCGTGCAATTTCGGCTGGGACTGGGGACCGACCCTGGTGACGGCGGGAATTTGGAAGCCGGTGCGGCTGGAAAGCTGGGATCGGGCACGACTGGCCGAGATGCGGGTATCGGCGACGCTTGCGGGTGGCGATGGCCTGGTGAAGGTCCATGCCAAGCTGGCGCAGCATGGCGCGCCGTGCGCCTGCAGGATCGTCACCGCGATTGCGGGCGTATCTCATACGGCCGAGATTGCGGAGGGTGCCGGAGATGTTAGCTTCGACATCTGCGTTCCATCGCCAGAGCTTTGGTGGCCGCATCATCTTGGCGCACAGCCGCTCTATGCGCTAACGATCGAGTTGCGCGATAGCGTAAGCGATGACCTACTCGATAATTATTCAAAGGAAATCGGTTTCCGCTCGGTGCGGCTGGATACAGCACCGGATGAACATGGTTCAGCCTTCACTTTCGTAGTCAACGACGTGCCGCTTTTCATCTGCGGCGCCAACTGGATTCCGGACGACTGCTTTCCGTCCCGCGTGACCGCCGAGCGCTACATTTCGCGCATCGACGAGGCGAAGGCAGCGAACATCAATATGCTGCGCGTCTGGGGCGGCGGCATCTTCGAGCGCGATGAATTCTACGAGGCCTGCGACCGCGCCGGCATGCTGATCTGGCAAGACTTCCTCTTTGCCTGTGCCGCCTACCCAGAGGAAGAGCCGCTCCGCAGTGAAGTGGAAGCCGAAGTGCGTGACAATGTCGTCAGGCTGATGCCGCATGCCTCGCTGATCGTCTGGAACGGCAACAACGAGAATATCTGGGGCTTCGACGAATGGGGCTGGCGGCCGGTCATCCAGGAAGGCGTCACCTGGGGTCTCGGCTATTATCTCGACCTTCTGCCTAAGCTGTGTGCCGAACTCGATCCCGACCGGTCCTATTATCCCGGCAGTCCCTATTCCGGCACGATGGATATTGCGCCGAATGCCGACGAACATGGCTGCAAGCATATCTGGGATGTGTGGAACGACGTCGGCTACGAGGTCTATCGCAACTACATCCCGCGCTTCTGCTCCGAATTCGGCTGGCAGGCGCCGCCGAATTGGGCGACGCTCGAAGAAAGCGTGCATGACAATCCGCTGACACCACAATCCCATGGCGTCTTCCACCATCAAAAGGCGACGCAGGGCAATGAGCGGCTGATCCGCGGCCTTGCCGGCCACTTGCCGGTACCGAAGTCGATGGACGACTGGCATTTCGCCACGCAGTTGAACCAGGCGCGCGCGATCCGCTTTGCCGTCGAACACATGCGCTCGCACCGCGGCATCTGCAAAGGCGCGGTCGTCTGGCAGTTCAACGATTGCTGGCCGGTAACCTCATGGGCAGCACTCGATTCCGCGGGGCGGCGCAAGCCGCTCTGGTACGCGCTGCAGCAGGCCTTCGATCCGCGTCTGCTGACGATCCAGCCGAGGGGAGACAAACTCGCCGCCGTTGCCGTCAACGAGCGGACACTTTTCTGGCGATCGAAAATCAGCGGCAAGCGCATGAAACTCGATGGGACGGTGCTAGCGGAATTCGAGTTCTGGCGGCTGCTCTGCGACAGGTTCGAGGCGAAGGAATTCATCCTGGCAGACGACATCGCCACTCCGGATGCGGCGGATGACGAGGTCGTCGTCGTGCAGATGCTCGACAAACGCGCCTTCCACTATTTCGTCGAGGATGTCGACTTGAAGCTGCCGAAGGCGCAGTTCGATGTCGCAGTCACGCGTGTTGCCGACGGCTGCGAGGTGAAGGTCACAGCCAGAAGCTTTCTGAAGGATCTTTGCCTGGTGGTGGACCGGCTCGATCCGGCTGCGGTGGTGGATTCGATGCTCGTTACCCTCCTGCCGGGTGAAACCCATGTTTTCACACTGAAGACGCAGATGGTATTCGCTGCGGAAGACATCGTTCCCGGAAGGGCTCTCCGCTCGGCCAACGATCTTGTCTAA
- a CDS encoding VOC family protein produces the protein MAKMIHSMIRVLDEARSVDFYSKVFGLTVADRVDFDTFTLIYMSNAETGFELELTVNKGRTASYDPGDGYGHLAFSVDEVAVEHERLTRAGLNPGKLVELNRDGKLFGLFFFITDPDGYKIEVLQRHGRFQ, from the coding sequence TTGGCAAAGATGATCCACTCCATGATCCGCGTTCTCGACGAGGCGCGCTCGGTCGATTTCTACAGCAAGGTCTTCGGGCTGACAGTTGCCGACCGGGTCGATTTCGACACCTTCACGCTGATCTATATGAGCAATGCCGAGACCGGCTTCGAGCTAGAGCTGACAGTCAACAAGGGCCGTACCGCATCCTACGATCCCGGTGATGGCTATGGTCACCTCGCCTTTTCGGTCGATGAGGTCGCCGTCGAACATGAGCGATTGACGAGGGCCGGGCTCAATCCCGGCAAGCTTGTCGAGCTCAACCGCGATGGCAAGCTCTTCGGCCTGTTCTTCTTTATTACCGATCCCGACGGCTACAAAATCGAAGTGCTGCAACGCCACGGCCGTTTCCAATAA
- a CDS encoding ABC transporter permease, whose product MKLVVANLFRVVALAVLLILLFRTEWLSFILVALTNNNAPPVYTQNSLPSLALGHLELVVVSIVGSAILAVLAGIFVTRKSGEDFLPLSRAIANAGQTFPPVAVLALAVPATGFGAAPTLIALFLYGLLPIFENTVSGLRQVSPSVLDAADGMGMDATQRLFRVELPLALPLILEGLKVATVINIGTATIGSTVAAKGLGEVIIAGLISDNTAFILQGGLIVGLMAVLIYDGMGLVENAITRRIGLRPA is encoded by the coding sequence ATGAAGCTTGTGGTCGCCAACCTCTTTCGTGTCGTAGCGCTGGCGGTGCTCCTGATTCTGCTTTTCAGGACGGAGTGGCTTTCCTTCATACTGGTGGCGCTGACCAACAACAACGCGCCGCCGGTCTACACGCAAAACAGCCTGCCGTCGCTTGCCCTTGGCCACCTCGAATTGGTCGTCGTCTCGATTGTCGGCAGTGCCATCCTGGCGGTTCTGGCCGGCATATTCGTAACGCGGAAAAGCGGCGAGGATTTCCTGCCGCTGTCACGCGCAATCGCCAATGCCGGGCAGACCTTCCCGCCGGTGGCCGTGCTGGCGCTTGCCGTTCCTGCCACAGGCTTCGGCGCCGCGCCGACTTTGATCGCGCTCTTTCTCTACGGCTTGCTGCCGATCTTCGAAAATACCGTCTCCGGCCTGCGGCAGGTCTCGCCGTCCGTTCTCGATGCCGCCGACGGCATGGGCATGGATGCGACACAGCGGCTTTTCCGCGTCGAGCTGCCGCTTGCGCTGCCACTCATCCTCGAGGGCCTCAAGGTCGCGACCGTCATCAATATCGGCACGGCGACAATCGGCTCGACGGTTGCGGCAAAGGGTCTCGGCGAAGTCATCATCGCCGGCCTGATCTCCGACAATACGGCATTCATCCTGCAGGGCGGCCTTATCGTCGGCCTGATGGCCGTTCTGATCTACGACGGTATGGGGCTCGTCGAAAACGCGATCACGCGAAGAATAGGCTTGCGCCCGGCATGA
- a CDS encoding ABC transporter ATP-binding protein → MTMIEIRNVTKRYGAATVVDDVSMSVEKGSITVIVGTSGSGKSTLMRMINRLVPITEGQIFVAGQNVMDVPATELRRKIGYAIQGHGLFPHRTVAQNIATVPELLGWDAARTAGRVNELLGLFNLDPATFASKYPHQLSGGQQQRVGVARALAAEPDLLLMDEPFGALDPVIRGKAQDDLLAIQKQFGTTVVLVTHDMDEAFHLGNQIAVMSEGRLLQCSTPEKILTEPADPFVQQLTGTSDRALKLMSLLPLKASMAPAKTGLPYALPQSISLRDALAEMIWQGVDEAAVQDADRAPVGSISMTRLLELGRKA, encoded by the coding sequence ATGACCATGATCGAGATCAGGAACGTCACCAAGCGCTATGGCGCCGCAACCGTCGTCGACGATGTCTCGATGAGCGTCGAGAAAGGCTCGATCACCGTCATCGTCGGCACCTCCGGCTCCGGCAAATCGACGCTGATGCGGATGATCAACAGGCTGGTGCCGATCACCGAAGGGCAGATCTTCGTCGCCGGGCAGAATGTCATGGATGTGCCGGCGACCGAGCTGCGCCGCAAGATCGGCTATGCGATCCAGGGCCATGGGCTCTTTCCGCACCGGACCGTGGCGCAGAATATCGCAACCGTACCGGAATTGCTGGGCTGGGACGCAGCGCGCACCGCCGGGCGCGTCAACGAGCTGCTCGGCCTCTTCAATCTCGATCCGGCGACTTTCGCCTCCAAATATCCGCATCAGCTTTCCGGGGGTCAGCAGCAGCGCGTCGGCGTTGCCCGAGCGCTCGCAGCGGAGCCGGATCTGCTGCTGATGGATGAGCCCTTCGGCGCGCTCGATCCGGTCATCCGTGGGAAGGCGCAGGACGATCTTCTGGCGATCCAGAAGCAATTCGGCACGACCGTCGTTCTCGTGACCCACGATATGGACGAGGCCTTCCACCTCGGCAACCAGATCGCCGTCATGAGCGAGGGCAGGCTGCTACAATGCTCGACGCCGGAAAAGATACTGACGGAACCGGCAGACCCCTTCGTGCAGCAACTGACTGGCACGTCCGATAGAGCCTTGAAACTGATGTCGCTGCTGCCGCTCAAGGCAAGCATGGCGCCTGCTAAGACCGGACTGCCTTATGCGCTGCCGCAGTCGATCAGCCTTCGGGACGCATTGGCGGAAATGATCTGGCAAGGGGTGGATGAGGCAGCGGTGCAGGATGCCGACAGGGCCCCCGTCGGCTCGATCTCCATGACGCGGCTTCTCGAACTGGGCCGCAAGGCATGA
- a CDS encoding ABC transporter permease produces MEETLAVRKLDRLGVVLVAAGAIATALLPFIYVKANRIASGKPMLLTQLVDQPSVIILTLLLAATAFAALCVQSAALRLAIATLALAALIAALGLVATGFTPPNSNAARMTPGGGFWVLFAVVGLVTSDALVKIRLTPWMRVAALVIYTALLAAYLSSGLLDSLSIMKEFATRSAQFRSEAISHLLLALGSVAIAIVLGLPLGVLCFWVPRLRAAVLQGLSLIQTIPSLALFGILMLPLGYIATHVPLAADLGIRGIGTAPALIALVLYSLLPIVANTVVGLEGVDPSVRDAAAGMGLTRRQILTGIDMPLAFPVILTGIRIVLVQAIGLVTIAALIGGGGFGIFIFQGLGQTAMDLVMLGAVPTVFFAFSSAVILDAVIDSIRGSAA; encoded by the coding sequence ATGGAAGAAACCTTAGCGGTCCGCAAACTGGATCGGCTCGGCGTGGTTCTCGTGGCTGCCGGCGCCATTGCCACGGCACTTTTGCCCTTCATCTATGTGAAGGCAAACCGCATCGCCTCCGGCAAACCGATGCTGCTTACGCAGCTTGTCGACCAGCCTTCCGTCATCATTCTCACGCTTCTACTCGCCGCCACTGCATTTGCAGCGCTCTGTGTGCAAAGCGCCGCACTGCGGCTCGCGATCGCGACGCTTGCGCTGGCAGCGCTGATCGCGGCACTTGGCCTCGTCGCCACGGGCTTCACGCCACCCAACAGCAATGCAGCGCGCATGACGCCGGGAGGCGGTTTTTGGGTGCTCTTTGCCGTCGTCGGTCTCGTCACCTCGGATGCCCTCGTCAAAATCCGGCTGACACCGTGGATGCGGGTCGCAGCACTGGTCATTTATACGGCGCTATTGGCCGCCTACCTCTCTTCCGGCCTGCTCGACAGTCTGTCGATCATGAAAGAGTTTGCGACGCGATCGGCGCAGTTCCGATCGGAGGCCATTTCCCATCTGCTGCTTGCCCTCGGTTCCGTTGCGATAGCCATCGTCCTCGGTCTGCCGCTCGGCGTCCTCTGCTTTTGGGTGCCCAGGTTGCGTGCCGCCGTACTGCAAGGGCTCAGCCTGATTCAGACTATTCCAAGCCTTGCGCTCTTCGGTATCCTGATGCTGCCGCTCGGCTACATCGCGACGCATGTGCCGCTTGCGGCGGACCTCGGCATCCGCGGCATCGGCACGGCGCCGGCGCTGATCGCCCTCGTGCTCTATTCCCTGCTGCCGATCGTCGCCAATACCGTCGTCGGGCTTGAGGGCGTCGATCCCTCCGTGCGGGATGCAGCCGCCGGTATGGGGCTGACGCGACGGCAGATCCTGACCGGCATCGATATGCCGCTTGCCTTTCCAGTCATTCTCACCGGCATCCGCATCGTGCTGGTGCAGGCGATCGGCCTCGTGACGATCGCAGCGCTCATCGGCGGCGGCGGCTTCGGTATTTTCATTTTCCAGGGCCTAGGCCAGACCGCCATGGACCTTGTGATGCTCGGCGCCGTACCGACCGTTTTCTTCGCCTTCTCATCGGCCGTCATCCTCGATGCGGTCATCGACAGCATTCGGGGATCCGCCGCATGA
- the osmF gene encoding glycine betaine ABC transporter substrate-binding protein OsmF codes for MLKKLALAVSLSAFAAGAAHAADVVVSSKIDTEGTLLGNVIALALDANGIKTQDRIALGATPVVRKAITAGEIDIYPEYTGNAGFFFNKADDAAWKNLDQGYEMAKKLDYDANKIVWLAPSPANNTWALGIRNDVAGPNNLKTMSDFGKWVADGGDAKLAASAEFVNSAGALPAFQTTYGFQLKPDQMVVLSGGDTAATIKAAADQTNGVNTAMVYGTDGAIEAAELTVLADDKSVQQVYAPTPIIREAVLKANPKIEEILAPIFKSLTADELRKLNAKIQVEGEPAKSVAEAYLKEKGFLK; via the coding sequence ATGCTCAAGAAACTCGCGCTTGCCGTCTCACTTTCCGCCTTTGCGGCGGGTGCGGCCCATGCTGCCGACGTCGTCGTCTCGTCGAAGATCGATACGGAAGGCACGCTGCTTGGCAACGTCATCGCGCTGGCTCTGGACGCCAACGGCATCAAGACGCAGGACCGTATCGCACTCGGCGCGACGCCGGTCGTGCGCAAGGCGATCACGGCCGGCGAAATCGACATCTATCCGGAATATACCGGCAATGCCGGCTTCTTCTTCAACAAGGCCGACGATGCCGCCTGGAAGAACCTCGACCAAGGCTACGAAATGGCGAAGAAGCTCGACTACGACGCCAACAAGATCGTCTGGCTGGCGCCCTCGCCTGCCAACAACACCTGGGCGCTCGGCATCCGCAATGATGTCGCCGGTCCGAACAACCTCAAGACCATGTCCGATTTCGGCAAGTGGGTGGCCGACGGCGGCGATGCGAAACTTGCAGCTTCCGCCGAGTTCGTGAACTCCGCCGGTGCGCTTCCCGCCTTCCAGACGACCTACGGCTTTCAGCTGAAGCCGGACCAGATGGTTGTTCTTTCCGGCGGAGACACGGCGGCGACAATCAAGGCTGCTGCCGACCAGACGAACGGCGTCAACACCGCCATGGTTTACGGCACGGACGGTGCGATCGAGGCTGCCGAACTTACCGTTCTCGCAGACGACAAGAGCGTGCAGCAGGTCTATGCGCCGACCCCGATCATCCGCGAGGCGGTGCTGAAGGCGAACCCGAAGATCGAGGAAATCCTCGCTCCGATCTTCAAGAGCCTAACGGCGGATGAACTGCGCAAGCTGAACGCCAAAATCCAGGTCGAAGGAGAGCCGGCGAAGTCCGTTGCCGAAGCCTATCTGAAGGAAAAGGGCTTTCTGAAGTAA